In Endozoicomonas sp. GU-1, one DNA window encodes the following:
- a CDS encoding type II toxin-antitoxin system RelE/ParE family toxin — MAKVILTQDARQDILDIIAYTRDHFGKPQAVKLRQIFNTSLQSLREQPYKGAWVPELAQFGNTEYRQLVRKPFRIIYLITEAATENKQDITVAILLCADGRRNFSTLLQKRLFRH; from the coding sequence ATGGCAAAGGTTATTCTCACTCAGGATGCCCGTCAGGACATTCTGGACATTATAGCCTACACCAGAGACCACTTTGGCAAACCACAAGCTGTTAAATTAAGGCAGATCTTTAACACCTCCCTGCAAAGCCTCAGGGAACAACCCTATAAAGGCGCATGGGTTCCCGAACTGGCACAGTTTGGAAATACAGAATACCGGCAACTGGTGAGAAAACCTTTTCGCATTATTTATCTGATCACTGAGGCCGCAACAGAAAATAAACAGGACATCACCGTTGCCATATTGCTTTGCGCGGATGGGCGGAGAAATTTCAGCACATTATTACAAAAGCGGCTGTTCAGGCATTGA
- a CDS encoding type II toxin-antitoxin system Phd/YefM family antitoxin — protein sequence MKLSQQVKPISYLKANAAEVLNQLQESREPLVITQNGEAKAVIQDIHSYEALQEDLALLKLLALGKRQLADQNTITADSVMADIDQLLEDDNPESHKHSDNQQQNSAGE from the coding sequence ATGAAACTTTCACAGCAAGTCAAACCCATCAGCTACCTGAAGGCCAACGCAGCCGAAGTACTTAACCAGCTGCAGGAGAGCCGGGAACCCCTGGTGATCACCCAGAATGGTGAAGCCAAAGCCGTTATTCAGGATATCCACAGTTATGAAGCATTACAGGAAGATCTTGCCCTGTTAAAACTGCTGGCCCTGGGCAAACGGCAGCTGGCAGACCAGAACACCATCACGGCAGACAGTGTAATGGCCGATATTGACCAGCTCCTTGAAGATGACAATCCTGAGAGCCATAAACACAGCGATAATCAACAACAAAACAGTGCAGGAGAATAA
- a CDS encoding DUF4160 domain-containing protein: MPVISSFFGIYIRMYHADHAPPHIHAEYQGHEALVEISTGHILEGRLPIKAAKLVGDWCLSHQAELSDNWQRATDLQPLERIAGADND; encoded by the coding sequence ATGCCAGTAATATCAAGCTTTTTTGGGATTTATATCAGGATGTACCACGCTGACCATGCCCCACCGCATATTCATGCCGAGTATCAGGGGCATGAGGCGCTGGTAGAAATATCCACAGGCCATATTCTGGAGGGGCGTTTACCCATAAAAGCAGCAAAACTTGTTGGTGACTGGTGTTTGTCGCATCAGGCTGAGTTGTCGGACAACTGGCAAAGGGCAACGGATCTTCAACCACTTGAGCGTATAGCAGGAGCTGATAATGATTAA
- a CDS encoding DUF2442 domain-containing protein → MIKIVQAVFQAGLGIKLRFSDGSFGVMDFSEMLSHKTSLTRALEDDVFFQRFFIELGALCWPNGLEFSAGSLYKRLEESGKLVKPAA, encoded by the coding sequence ATGATTAAAATTGTTCAGGCTGTTTTTCAGGCAGGCCTGGGAATAAAGCTTCGCTTTTCTGATGGCAGCTTTGGTGTTATGGATTTTAGTGAAATGCTGTCACATAAAACCAGCCTAACCCGAGCTTTAGAGGATGACGTTTTTTTTCAGCGCTTTTTTATCGAGCTAGGGGCTCTTTGCTGGCCTAATGGCCTGGAGTTCAGTGCAGGAAGCCTTTATAAAAGGCTGGAAGAGTCCGGTAAACTGGTTAAGCCTGCTGCTTAA
- the vapC gene encoding type II toxin-antitoxin system VapC family toxin has protein sequence MDTCVWSAALRRRYAEPLPEEAILLQRLIRQHRAVMIGPILQEVLTGIKHEAQFTRLCDKLSTFDLLPISEMDYISAATQANICRRHGIQGSHTDFLIATMAIKHQIPVLTTDKDFVHYRKHIPVILYAAVQEGKS, from the coding sequence GTGGATACCTGCGTATGGTCTGCTGCACTGCGTCGGCGTTATGCTGAACCCCTGCCCGAAGAAGCAATCCTGTTGCAGAGATTAATCCGACAGCACCGTGCCGTGATGATTGGTCCGATACTGCAGGAAGTGTTAACCGGCATTAAGCATGAGGCTCAATTCACACGCTTGTGTGACAAACTCAGTACCTTTGATCTACTGCCTATTTCTGAAATGGACTATATCAGCGCGGCAACTCAAGCCAATATCTGTCGTAGACATGGGATTCAGGGATCACATACCGACTTTCTGATTGCTACAATGGCCATCAAACACCAGATCCCTGTACTGACAACAGATAAAGACTTTGTCCACTACCGCAAACACATACCTGTTATCTTGTATGCTGCTGTTCAGGAAGGCAAAAGCTAA
- a CDS encoding type II toxin-antitoxin system VapB family antitoxin — MPSNLAIDDDLIAQVQQLGGFKTKKAAVNEALAEFIRHRKQLELLDDFGTIDYHDDQASKKEARRK, encoded by the coding sequence ATGCCTTCAAACCTCGCTATAGACGATGACTTGATTGCCCAGGTTCAACAGCTGGGTGGCTTTAAAACCAAAAAGGCGGCCGTTAATGAAGCGCTTGCCGAATTTATTCGCCATCGCAAGCAGCTGGAACTGCTGGATGATTTCGGCACCATTGATTACCACGACGATCAGGCCTCCAAGAAAGAGGCCCGTAGAAAATAA
- a CDS encoding TIGR04219 family outer membrane beta-barrel protein — MKKVISLSCLLLSSTFAQADILGAKAGADYWHTEDQGKAGSAYVQIEHPMPLLPNAALRATTIEGAANSEGFNTVDAYGYFEILDNDLVSIDLGAGVHKIDGSQHFNDTLPMAVADVEWLPGSTFSFYSKLNYAKNNDATVEDISVGARFNLLPAIHLQAGYRHYQIDTDNAGGHADTVEGFTAGLHIDI, encoded by the coding sequence ATGAAAAAAGTAATCAGCCTATCCTGCCTGTTACTCTCCAGCACCTTTGCCCAGGCCGATATTCTGGGTGCCAAAGCGGGTGCTGACTATTGGCATACCGAAGACCAGGGTAAAGCAGGCTCTGCTTATGTCCAGATCGAACACCCGATGCCACTGCTGCCCAATGCGGCCCTGAGAGCTACCACCATTGAAGGTGCTGCAAACTCCGAAGGTTTTAACACCGTGGATGCCTACGGCTATTTCGAAATCCTCGATAACGATCTGGTTTCCATTGATCTTGGCGCAGGCGTTCACAAAATCGATGGCAGCCAACATTTTAATGATACCCTGCCCATGGCCGTTGCTGATGTGGAATGGCTGCCCGGCAGTACGTTCTCTTTCTACAGCAAGCTTAACTACGCCAAAAATAACGATGCCACAGTAGAGGATATTAGCGTGGGTGCGCGTTTCAATCTGCTACCGGCTATTCACCTGCAGGCAGGTTACCGCCACTACCAGATAGATACCGATAACGCTGGTGGCCATGCCGATACGGTTGAAGGTTTCACTGCCGGTTTGCATATCGATATTTAA
- a CDS encoding capsular polysaccharide biosynthesis protein — protein MYTFYTVSHGIASAPELPALLGGPVKKLRDFQRDGSVMVGWGQKENTLKAKSFAQKQQLPYWQLEDGFISYLGHPAQGDRRFSLITDKTGIYYDATQPSDIENLLNKSDWQTPELLARADKLLGSICQHRISKYNHEPVVIDGSAFFSDSSSEGFCSGRSFERVLVVDQTFGDSSVAFGMADMGSFQAMLHCALQENPNAEVWVKVHPDVVLGTKRGYFELEPCGTRIKGFNNDRIRVLAAKVNAQSLFSWFSKVYVVTSQLGFEALWHKKSVVCFGVPFYSGWGLTDDREPCPRRTGRHSVESLFAAACLLYTRYIHPETHEQCELEDVLALIVLQQEHNQPKIETLYALGFSLWKRAFVSRFAHGLARRIVYLSNDKALRKQLTERDGVLLWGMQPWQQRPEYPVPLWRMEDGFIRSVGLGAELRRPCSLVLDSRGIYYNAMQPSDLEQALNTQVLSYEDRQRGQNLIHQLLAQRISKYNLKGNQRDPFHGARPDQRKVLVTGQVDSDASLKYGSPAVCSNRDLLQRVREHLADRNTFIVYKPHPDVVQAGRAGHLPEAQALQWADRVVADVDIFDCIQRCDELHVMSSQAGFEALLQNKTVHCWGMPFYAGWGLTVDHMSCPRRVVRRSIDELVYITLCLYPRYVHWRTGRFTTPERLIRQLVKERKSGQASSSGLLAWLGRKQRKLLFLLEALRAS, from the coding sequence TTGTACACTTTTTACACAGTATCCCACGGTATTGCTTCCGCTCCCGAGTTGCCTGCGTTGTTAGGAGGCCCGGTAAAGAAATTACGTGATTTCCAACGTGATGGCTCAGTGATGGTTGGCTGGGGGCAGAAAGAGAATACCCTGAAGGCGAAGTCATTCGCCCAGAAGCAACAGTTACCCTACTGGCAGCTGGAAGACGGGTTTATCAGTTACCTTGGGCACCCCGCCCAGGGAGACCGGCGCTTTTCATTGATTACCGATAAAACCGGTATCTATTACGATGCGACACAGCCATCGGATATCGAGAACTTGCTCAATAAGTCCGATTGGCAAACTCCGGAACTGCTGGCTCGGGCTGACAAATTGCTGGGCAGTATTTGTCAGCATCGAATCAGTAAGTACAACCATGAGCCTGTGGTTATTGATGGTAGTGCGTTCTTCAGTGACAGTTCATCAGAAGGTTTTTGCTCTGGCCGCAGTTTTGAAAGGGTTCTGGTGGTTGACCAGACCTTTGGTGATTCCTCCGTTGCCTTTGGTATGGCGGATATGGGCAGTTTTCAGGCCATGTTGCATTGTGCATTACAGGAGAATCCAAACGCAGAGGTGTGGGTAAAGGTTCACCCGGATGTGGTACTCGGTACCAAGCGAGGGTATTTCGAGCTGGAACCCTGTGGTACCCGGATTAAAGGTTTTAACAACGACAGAATTCGGGTATTGGCCGCGAAGGTCAATGCTCAATCGTTGTTTTCCTGGTTTTCAAAGGTCTATGTGGTAACTTCCCAGCTCGGGTTTGAAGCTCTCTGGCATAAGAAAAGTGTCGTCTGTTTTGGTGTGCCGTTTTACAGTGGCTGGGGGCTGACCGATGACCGGGAGCCCTGCCCGAGGCGAACGGGTCGGCATTCGGTTGAGAGTCTGTTTGCGGCGGCCTGTTTGCTGTACACCCGCTATATCCATCCGGAAACTCACGAACAATGTGAGTTGGAAGATGTGCTGGCGTTGATTGTGCTGCAGCAGGAACATAATCAACCGAAGATTGAAACACTGTATGCCCTGGGTTTCAGCCTGTGGAAGCGGGCGTTTGTCAGTCGGTTTGCCCATGGCCTTGCCCGGCGTATTGTTTATTTATCCAATGACAAAGCGTTGCGCAAACAACTCACTGAACGGGATGGTGTCTTGCTGTGGGGTATGCAGCCCTGGCAACAGAGGCCGGAATATCCTGTGCCGCTATGGCGGATGGAAGATGGGTTTATTCGGTCAGTGGGGCTGGGTGCAGAGCTTCGCAGGCCCTGTTCTCTGGTGCTCGATAGCCGTGGTATTTATTACAACGCCATGCAACCGAGTGATCTGGAACAGGCGTTGAATACTCAAGTGCTGTCGTATGAAGATCGCCAACGGGGTCAGAATCTGATCCACCAGCTACTGGCGCAGCGCATCAGTAAGTACAACTTGAAGGGAAACCAGAGAGACCCTTTCCACGGTGCCAGGCCAGATCAGCGCAAAGTGCTGGTGACTGGCCAGGTAGATAGTGATGCTTCACTGAAATATGGCAGCCCAGCCGTATGCAGTAATCGTGATTTATTGCAACGGGTGCGGGAGCACCTGGCAGACAGGAACACCTTTATCGTGTATAAACCCCATCCGGACGTGGTGCAGGCAGGGCGAGCAGGGCACCTGCCTGAAGCTCAAGCCTTGCAGTGGGCCGACCGGGTGGTGGCCGATGTGGATATCTTTGATTGCATTCAGCGTTGTGATGAGCTGCATGTCATGAGTTCCCAGGCGGGGTTTGAAGCCTTGCTGCAGAATAAAACGGTGCATTGCTGGGGGATGCCTTTTTACGCTGGCTGGGGTTTGACGGTGGATCATATGTCGTGCCCTCGTCGTGTGGTCAGGCGCTCTATTGACGAGCTGGTTTATATCACGCTTTGTCTTTATCCACGGTATGTCCATTGGCGGACCGGGCGCTTTACCACTCCTGAGCGGTTGATTCGTCAGTTGGTAAAAGAGCGGAAAAGTGGGCAAGCATCATCGTCAGGGCTGCTGGCCTGGTTGGGTCGAAAACAGCGAAAACTGTTATTTTTGCTGGAAGCCTTGAGAGCTTCTTAG
- a CDS encoding capsular biosynthesis protein — translation MDYLQRHSIESVFLLGDCRFYHRTAKPVCERLGVRFLVFEEGYLRPDTITLEEHGVNAFSQLALSLEDLAGVNTHACSSKAAMGGTMAARTRFAAAYYWAAWFARRRFARYCHHRAFQPVVEGAKWLRGFARKGLYRFQDQKVEQSMRAELSQRFFMVALQVHDDSQMLYHSSYGSVTAFIEEVIHSFASYGPEQTVLVLKHHPMDRGYTHYGRVIRELAERLGISHRVIYCHDLRLPSIYSHCLGVVTVNSTVGPSALLHKIPVKVMGRAIYDIPGLTSQCTLNDFWQYAEPVDIDRFHQFQTLLFDKTQINGSFFTRLDITCANVLTFYEQHFLRRAPVVLLLDEQPVDHLLDEPQVA, via the coding sequence TTGGACTATTTGCAGCGGCACAGTATTGAATCTGTGTTTTTGCTGGGGGACTGTCGGTTCTACCATCGCACTGCCAAACCGGTTTGTGAACGACTGGGGGTGCGTTTTCTGGTGTTTGAGGAAGGCTACCTGCGGCCGGACACCATTACTCTGGAAGAGCATGGAGTGAATGCCTTTAGCCAGCTGGCACTCTCTTTAGAAGACCTTGCCGGGGTCAACACCCATGCTTGTTCATCAAAGGCAGCCATGGGCGGGACGATGGCTGCCCGCACCCGATTTGCCGCTGCTTATTATTGGGCGGCCTGGTTTGCCCGTCGGCGTTTTGCCCGGTACTGCCATCACAGGGCGTTCCAGCCGGTGGTTGAGGGGGCAAAATGGCTCAGAGGGTTTGCCCGAAAAGGGCTGTACCGTTTTCAGGATCAGAAGGTGGAACAGTCCATGCGAGCGGAACTGAGTCAGCGGTTCTTTATGGTGGCGCTGCAGGTGCATGACGATAGTCAGATGTTGTATCACTCGTCCTATGGTTCCGTTACAGCGTTTATCGAGGAGGTGATTCACTCCTTTGCCAGCTATGGGCCGGAGCAGACTGTGCTGGTGTTAAAGCACCATCCGATGGACCGGGGCTATACCCATTATGGACGGGTAATCCGTGAACTGGCAGAACGTCTGGGAATCTCTCATCGGGTTATTTATTGTCACGACCTGCGTTTGCCCAGCATCTATAGCCACTGCCTGGGTGTGGTGACGGTGAACAGCACGGTTGGGCCATCCGCTTTGTTACACAAGATTCCCGTAAAGGTGATGGGGCGGGCGATATACGATATTCCGGGCCTGACCTCGCAATGTACTTTGAATGACTTCTGGCAGTATGCCGAGCCGGTGGATATTGATCGTTTCCATCAGTTTCAGACTTTGCTGTTTGACAAGACCCAAATCAACGGCAGCTTTTTCACCAGACTGGATATTACCTGTGCCAATGTGCTGACCTTTTACGAACAGCATTTCCTTAGGCGAGCTCCGGTTGTTCTGCTACTTGACGAGCAGCCTGTTGATCATCTTTTGGATGAGCCACAGGTTGCCTGA
- a CDS encoding acyloxyacyl hydrolase, whose translation MKAFSIFGLKTGVGVVASLLSGALPLKAMSLDLMPDGISISGGKYLFDKANISNARVAVRWDWEQDFISHPDWKLDGYFDLGFSQWQSHLSAKDQPSPDGADKAWQIGFSPVFRLTPQADYSVLPFLDVGVGLSYQSEQDLEKKLRSPINMGGHTQFEIRTMLGIQFGDSKQYELTYGWFHYSNAYLHSQNEGLDFQMLGMTMKW comes from the coding sequence ATGAAAGCGTTCAGTATTTTTGGGTTAAAAACAGGTGTCGGAGTGGTGGCTTCTTTGTTGTCTGGGGCTTTACCTCTTAAGGCAATGAGCCTCGATTTGATGCCTGATGGTATCAGCATCTCTGGTGGCAAATACCTCTTCGATAAAGCCAATATCAGTAATGCCCGCGTTGCAGTTCGCTGGGACTGGGAACAGGATTTTATCAGTCACCCCGACTGGAAGCTGGATGGCTATTTCGATCTTGGCTTTAGCCAGTGGCAAAGTCACCTGTCTGCCAAAGATCAGCCGAGTCCGGATGGTGCAGACAAAGCATGGCAGATTGGCTTCTCTCCGGTATTTCGACTGACACCGCAAGCGGACTATTCCGTGCTGCCCTTTCTGGATGTTGGGGTGGGGTTGAGTTATCAGTCCGAGCAGGATCTGGAGAAGAAGTTAAGGTCACCAATTAATATGGGTGGCCATACCCAGTTTGAGATTCGTACTATGCTGGGCATCCAGTTTGGTGATTCAAAGCAGTATGAGCTGACTTACGGTTGGTTTCACTATTCCAATGCTTATTTACACTCTCAGAATGAAGGGCTGGACTTCCAGATGCTTGGCATGACGATGAAGTGGTAA
- the typA gene encoding translational GTPase TypA, with protein MEINKLRNVAIIAHVDHGKTTLVDKLLQQSGTLGRKDQGAERIMDSNDQEKERGITILAKNTAIEWQDFHINIVDTPGHADFGGEVERVLSMVDSVLLLVDAVDGPMPQTRFVTQKAFEQGLSPIVVINKVDRPGARPDWVMDQVFDLFDRLGATDEQLDFPVIYASALNGVAGHDPDNLAEDMTPLFEMITERVPAPPVNVDGPLQMQISALDYNSYVGVIGIGRITRGVLKPGQQIVLVDRDNKQRKAKVQQVMGHLGLERVEVAEARAGDIVCITGIDKLNISDTICDPERPEMLPPLTVDEPTVSMTFQVNDSPFAGQDGKFVTSRNIRERLDRELISNVALRVEQGDDADKFKVSGRGELHLSVLIETMRREGFELAVSRPQVVVKEIDGVKQEPFEHVVVDIEEQHQGPVMEELGQRRAELKDMVPDGKGRVRLDFIMPARGLIGFRSQFLTMTSGSGILTSIFDHYGEVKGGEVGQRNNGVLISMVNGKVLAYALFSLQERGRLFINPNVDVYEGQIIGLHSRDNDLTVNPTKAKQLTNIRAAGTDENIILTPPVRHSLEQALEFIDDDELVEVTPNHIRIRKKFLKEHERKRASRSK; from the coding sequence TTGGAAATTAATAAGTTAAGAAACGTTGCCATTATCGCCCACGTAGACCACGGCAAGACTACGCTGGTGGATAAGCTGCTGCAGCAGTCAGGTACTCTGGGTCGTAAGGATCAGGGCGCTGAGCGTATCATGGACTCCAATGACCAGGAAAAAGAACGTGGTATTACCATCCTGGCCAAGAACACCGCGATTGAGTGGCAAGATTTCCATATCAATATCGTTGATACCCCGGGACACGCTGACTTCGGTGGTGAAGTTGAGCGGGTGCTCTCCATGGTTGACTCGGTTCTGCTGCTGGTGGATGCCGTTGATGGTCCGATGCCACAGACCCGCTTTGTTACCCAGAAGGCCTTTGAGCAGGGTCTGAGCCCGATTGTAGTAATCAACAAGGTTGATCGTCCGGGTGCTCGCCCTGACTGGGTTATGGATCAGGTGTTTGATCTGTTTGATCGTCTGGGCGCTACGGATGAGCAGCTGGACTTCCCGGTGATTTACGCCTCTGCACTGAACGGTGTTGCCGGTCATGATCCGGACAATCTGGCTGAAGATATGACACCGCTGTTTGAGATGATTACTGAGCGTGTGCCTGCACCACCGGTCAATGTTGACGGTCCTTTGCAGATGCAGATCAGTGCCCTGGATTACAACAGCTACGTCGGTGTTATCGGTATTGGCCGTATTACCCGTGGTGTACTGAAGCCTGGTCAGCAGATTGTACTGGTGGATCGTGACAACAAGCAGCGTAAGGCCAAAGTGCAGCAGGTCATGGGGCATCTGGGGCTTGAGCGTGTTGAAGTGGCGGAAGCCCGTGCCGGTGACATTGTCTGCATTACCGGTATTGATAAGCTGAACATCTCTGACACGATCTGTGATCCTGAACGTCCGGAAATGCTGCCACCGCTGACGGTTGATGAGCCAACAGTCAGCATGACCTTCCAGGTGAATGACTCTCCGTTTGCTGGTCAGGATGGCAAATTCGTTACCTCCCGTAATATCCGTGAGCGTCTTGATCGCGAACTGATCTCCAACGTAGCGCTGCGCGTTGAGCAGGGCGATGATGCAGATAAGTTCAAGGTATCCGGCCGTGGTGAACTGCACCTGTCTGTTCTGATTGAAACCATGCGTCGGGAAGGGTTTGAGCTGGCGGTTTCCCGTCCACAGGTGGTGGTCAAGGAAATTGACGGCGTTAAGCAGGAGCCCTTTGAGCACGTGGTGGTGGACATTGAAGAACAGCACCAGGGACCGGTGATGGAAGAGCTTGGCCAGCGTCGTGCTGAACTGAAAGATATGGTGCCGGATGGCAAAGGCCGTGTGCGTCTTGACTTCATTATGCCGGCCCGTGGTCTGATCGGTTTCCGTTCGCAGTTCCTGACCATGACTTCAGGCAGCGGTATCCTGACCTCCATCTTCGATCACTACGGTGAAGTCAAGGGTGGGGAAGTTGGCCAGCGCAACAACGGGGTTCTTATCTCCATGGTGAATGGCAAGGTGCTGGCTTATGCGTTGTTCAGCTTGCAGGAGCGTGGCCGTCTGTTCATTAACCCCAACGTTGATGTTTATGAAGGCCAGATTATCGGTCTGCACAGTCGCGATAACGATTTGACGGTAAACCCCACCAAAGCCAAGCAGCTGACGAACATTCGTGCCGCAGGTACCGATGAGAACATCATTCTGACACCGCCGGTTCGCCACTCTCTGGAACAGGCCCTGGAGTTTATTGATGACGATGAGCTGGTTGAGGTGACGCCCAACCATATCCGTATTCGCAAAAAGTTCCTGAAGGAACATGAGCGTAAGCGTGCAAGTCGTTCGAAGTAA
- the pip gene encoding prolyl aminopeptidase produces MELIRENLGVERWLVFGGSWGSTLSLLYAQAHPKRVSGLVLRGVFLSRQQDLDWLYKEGASRVFPDHWAHFLELIPEGERGDLLEAYYQRLFGEDELARMNAAKHWSLWEGNTATLRPNHELVDHFADPHLALSLSRIECHYFKHKSFINPNQIIEKMNLISAIPGVIVHGRYDMICPLDNAQALADHWPQADLQIIRDAGHASCEPGIVDALVRATDDFARRLAP; encoded by the coding sequence ATGGAGTTGATTCGTGAAAACCTGGGCGTTGAGCGGTGGCTGGTGTTTGGCGGCTCCTGGGGCTCAACACTTTCGTTGCTGTATGCTCAGGCGCACCCGAAGCGTGTGTCAGGACTGGTTCTCAGGGGAGTTTTTCTTTCCCGGCAACAGGATCTTGACTGGCTTTATAAAGAGGGAGCCAGCAGAGTATTTCCGGATCACTGGGCGCACTTTCTGGAGCTGATACCGGAAGGTGAACGAGGTGATCTTCTGGAAGCTTATTATCAGCGGCTGTTTGGCGAGGATGAACTGGCCAGAATGAATGCTGCCAAGCACTGGTCTTTGTGGGAGGGCAATACGGCAACTCTGCGACCCAACCATGAACTGGTGGATCACTTTGCTGATCCACACCTGGCCTTATCCCTTTCGCGGATAGAATGTCATTACTTTAAACATAAGTCCTTCATTAACCCGAATCAGATTATCGAGAAGATGAATCTGATATCAGCCATTCCCGGCGTGATCGTGCATGGGCGTTATGACATGATCTGTCCGCTGGATAATGCGCAGGCGCTTGCGGATCACTGGCCGCAAGCAGATTTGCAGATTATCCGGGATGCCGGTCACGCTTCCTGTGAGCCGGGCATTGTGGATGCACTGGTCAGGGCAACGGATGATTTTGCCCGAAGATTGGCTCCATAA
- the dtd gene encoding D-aminoacyl-tRNA deacylase produces MKVLIQRVSHASVVVDGETVGEIGSGILLLLGVEKGDDLALADKLLDKVLKYRIFSDDQGRMNLGLRDVGGGLLIVSQFTLVADTRKGLRPGFSAGASPEQGEKLYHYFVERAEALHHNVATGRFGADMKVSLLNDGPVTFLLES; encoded by the coding sequence ATGAAAGTTTTGATTCAGCGGGTCAGTCATGCCAGCGTGGTGGTGGATGGGGAAACGGTCGGAGAAATCGGTTCCGGCATTCTTCTGTTGCTGGGTGTCGAAAAAGGGGATGACCTGGCTCTGGCGGATAAACTGCTGGATAAAGTGTTGAAATATCGAATTTTCAGTGATGATCAGGGCAGGATGAACCTTGGTTTGCGCGATGTGGGGGGCGGCCTGCTTATTGTTTCCCAGTTCACCCTGGTTGCGGATACCCGTAAAGGATTGCGCCCGGGTTTCAGCGCCGGAGCCTCTCCTGAGCAGGGAGAAAAGCTATATCACTACTTTGTTGAGCGGGCTGAAGCTCTGCATCACAATGTTGCCACCGGCCGCTTTGGTGCAGATATGAAAGTCTCCCTGCTCAATGATGGGCCGGTGACATTTCTGCTGGAGTCTTAG